Genomic DNA from Cardiobacteriaceae bacterium TAE3-ERU3:
TGATGTTGAGCGCTGGGTGGTAAAAATTGGCAGTGCGATGCTCACAGGCGGCGTTGGTATTGATAAAGCGGCACTCGCTGATTGGACGGCACAAATGGCTGCGCTGCAACGTGCTGGTAAGCAGGTCGTGGTGGTCTCATCTGGCGCAATTGCAGTCGGTATCCAGGAACTTGGCTGGACGAGCCGCCCCAGTGAATTGAGCCGCTTACAAACCGCAGCCGCAGTTGGGCAGATGCGTCTCACTTATGCATGGCAGGAAGCATTTGCGCGTCATGGCGTGCAAGTTGCACAAGTCTTGCTTACCCATGATGACGCGGCTGATCGCAAGCGCTATCTCAATGCCCGCTCAACTTTGCAAACCATGTGCCAACTCGGCATCGTACCGGTGATTAATGAAAATGACACCGTGTCGTATGACGAGATTCGCTTTGGCGATAACGATAACCTTGGTGCGATGGTCGCCAATATTACCGCCGCTGGTGCCTATATCATCCTTACCGATCAGCAGGGCATGTACAACAAAAACCCTGCTGAATACAGCGATGCGCAATTGATTGAACAGGCTGACGCTAATGATCATAGCTTGCTTGATATGGCGGGTAAGCGCGGTGGGGCACTGGGTTCTGGTGGTATGTTTACCAAGGTATTGGCGGCGCAAAAAGCCGCGCGCTCAGGTACGCATACTTTGCTCGCCTTTGGTCGAGAACCTGATGTCATCGCGCGCCTCGCTGCTGGTGAATCGTTGGGTACATGGTTTGTTGCCGGGAATGATGCGCAGCATGCGCGCAAGCAATGGCTTGGCAGTCAGTTGCAGGTGCAGGGGCGTTTGGTGCTTGATGCCGGTGCGGTAAGCGCGCTGACTCAAGCAGGGAAAAGCTTGCTTGCCGTTGGCGTTACCGCAGTTGAAGGCAGTTTTGCGCGTGGTGCGTTGCTTGAGTGCGTCAGCCAAAGTGGTGAAGCTGTTGCGCGCGGTCTGACCAATTACAGCAGCGAAGATTGTCGTGAACTGCTCGGTAAGCACAGCGATGAAGCCGCAGAACTACTGATTCATGGGCAGGCGCTTATTCACCGCGATAACCTTGTTTTAGCCTGAGTAAAACCTAGTTAGGTTGTTGTTAAAAAAATAAAATAAGACTATTTTTGTATTAAATTAACTTTATGTTATAAACTGTAGTTTTTATAAAAATCGATTGTTTGCTCCAGTGCTTATTGATACATTGACATTTGTCAATTTAAGCGAGGGTAGCATCATGACACATAAAACATTAGGCACAACATTGAGCACGACCATGCAGACGTTAGCTGTTCGTGCTATTTCCATTTCTATGGGCTTTGTCTTTTTTACAGGCGGTTGGCGCCGTTTTTACAATGCACCGGCAAAGCACGATATTGAAAGCCCGGCACACTTGGCGAACAAGCTGGTCGCAGCGGCACCTGGTTCACCGATTGAGGGCTCGGTGCATTGGGTGCTGTACAATCCGTGGGCGGCAGAATGGTCAACCTACATGATGTCGACAGCAGAAATCGCGGTTGGTGCTTGTCTGATGCTCGGTTTACTGACGCGGTTAGCAGCAGTTGGCTCAGCCATAATCAACATCTGTCTGATGCTCATTTTTGGCTGGATGGGCTATGAATGCCTTGATGAGTGGACGATGGCGGCATTGGGTTTTGCCATCTCGGTAACCATCATGCTGACCGGTAGTGGTACTTGCTCAATCGACTCTGCCATGGGGCGCGATTGGTTTGCGCGTTTCTTTAGGCCATTACCCGTGCAAGCGACATTGGTCGTTGCTTCTGTGCTGATGACGGTCGGGTTCTATAGCTATTACTTTGGCTTCTTTAATTTCCAGAAGCGTACCAGTACCCATCAATACAGTATCGTCGCTGAGCCGGTCTCAGGCATGAATGACCGGATTACGCTGTACGTCAATGCCGGTGGTTCATCTACTGCTGCATACGTCAGAGAAATCACCTTTGACTTGCTAAATGGTGAACAGGTCGTTCAACAGCCGGATGAAATTCAGGTACTGCGCAGCCACTTTGCGCCGTGGTCACATTCCGGTAAAGTCGTTGACGGTACACTCAAGCTGCGCCTTGGCTCTAAAACCGATATCGCCATCCCTGAAGGTGCTGTTGGTGCAACGGTAGACATTATTGATGCGAAAAAAGATCCGGTATTGAGTTGGTAACATGCGTGGATATATCGGGTGTTAACCTGAATCCATAAAACCAATACTTTCTACTATGGTTATTTGGAAGCCCCGCCTACGCGGGGTTTTCTATTACTGTGTGATTTGATATAAGTCATGGGTTATATACTTAGAGCCTGCTAGGCTACGCTTTTTCATCCGGAGGCACTCATGAACAACGCGCTGTTTGCGCTGGGATTCCGCATTTTCTTTGCCAGTTCGGCGGTATTTGCCGTACTGACGATGACGTGGTGGATGGGCATTTTCGGATTTGGTATTGGTGCGGGCAAGCTGAATATGGCACCATTGTATTGGCATGGTCATGAGATGGTCTTTGGTTACAGCATGGCTGTTGTGGCTGGATTCCTGCTTACCGCAGTGCAGAATTGGACCAAGCAACCGATGCCGCACGGGCGTGCGCTGTTTGTCATATGGCTACCGTGGCTATTGGCGCGACTGTTGTTTGCCTTTGGCACATGGATTGGCTTGGCGATGGCGCTTGATGTGCTATTTGGCTGCTTGCTGGTCTATGCGGTAGGTAAGCCGGTCTTTGCGGTCAAGCAGTGGCGGCAAATGGGTATATTGTCGAAGCTGGTGTTAATGGTGATCGCGAACTTGCTATTTATTGCTGGCACCTATCGCTGGTTGGCTTTGGGGCAGCACTGGGGACTGTATCTCGGTGTATTTGTCATCCTCGCGCTGCTGTTGACCATTGGACGGCGCGTTACGCCATTTTTTATTCAAAATGCGACTGGTGCGACACTGCGTAATAGTGCTTTGGTTGACCGCTTGAGCCTGTTCAGCTTCTTCGCTTTCTTTGTTTTGGAAGTGTTTACACCGTGGCACACGCTGGCTTCATGGTGTGCGCTCGCTGCAGCGTTGGCAAATGGTTATCGCTTGATCGGCTGGCATACGCCAAAATTGTGGCGCATACCGCTGTTGTGGAGTATGTATTTGTCGCTGTGGGCGGTGGTTGCCGGATTCCTGATGTATTTCCTGCGCCTGTGGTTGCCGATTGCACCATCTCTGGCGATGCATATGCTCGCGCTCGGCGGCATTGGCATCATGACCTTTTCGATGATCGGGCGGGTTAGCCTCGGGCATACCGGGCGCAATATTCACGCACCGCCGAAGCGCTTGGTGATTGGTTTTTATCTGCTGCTGTTAGCATTGCTGTTCCGCGTGATCATGCCATTGTTCTTGCCGTCTCAATATTTGGTGTGGATGATCCACGCACAAGCATTGTGGATCATCGCATTCATATTAATGGTCACGGCTTATGCGCGGATTTGGGCGACGCCACGTCCTGACGGTCGCCCCGGTTAAAAGGCTCAATTGAAGGCTGAGAGTAGCGTCTGTCCGTAGAACAATACGACGATAGCGGCAATAGCCAAAGCAATGCCGATTGCGTTAATCGCGCGTACGCGCTCACGGAATAGTACTGCACCGACCAAAGTACCAAGGCAGATAACGCCAAGGTTCATGCCGGCAAAGACCAGTGAAGGGTCTTCTTTCATCGCCTGATGTGCGCGGATGTAAAACAGAATATTGGCGAAATTCAGTCCGCCGAGAATGATGCCGGCGATGAGATCGCGTGCAGACCAGCGTTGCCCTTTAATTGCGAGGTAAATGAACATGCAGATACCGGCAAGCACAAAGCTGACAAACAGTATTGCGGAAAAACCAGCACCGGTTTTGGCCATTTGCTTGAACAAAATATCAATCACGCCATAGCCAGTCCACACGCCGAACAGCAGTAATGCACTACGCAGCAGGTTTGTGCCGCTGCCACTACCAGACTTTCCTCCATAAACTAGTGCGCAAAGGGCGATAAAGGCGAGCACGATACCGGTTAATTTGATACCAGTCAGCGGTTCACCAAACAAGGTAAATGCCGCAAGAATTGGCAGGAACAATGACAGGCGCTGCGCTGCGTCGGATTTAACGATTCCCACGTTCGCGACCGCTTTGCCCATGATGATGAATACGCTGGGCAGTAATACGCCAAGTGTGGCAAAGATTGGCCAATTCGCTACCAGCACTTCACTGTTGGCAAAAGACGGGCGCAGGAACAGCCAGCAGCAAACTGTCGCAACAACATAGTTGATCGCGATGGCGTGGCTAATGGCGAAGCCTTGGCGGCGGGCAACTTTGAGCAATATCGAGACGCTGACGCTGGCGAGTACCGCAAGAATGAGAAACTGCATGGTGAATATAATCCCAAAAACGCGTGAGCATAAATCGTTTTGATGGTATTGACAAACATTATCAATAAGGGAATTGGATTGCCAAGTGGATAAGATCATGGATTTTATTGATTAAAGTTTTACAATGCGCACTTTGCGCAATTCAAACACAGAGGCAAAAATGATTGAAGATCTTCATCTTAAGATACGCGAAATCAAGCACGAGGATTATCCGCAGATTAAATCGTTGATGGACCGTGTTTATTACGACATTGGCGGTGCATGGCCGCAGCACACCATCGAGCAACTGGTTGATGAGTTCCCGGAAGGGCAGATTGCGCTGTTTGACCATGAGCGCCTAATCGGCATGGTGCTGTCGGTGCAAGTAGACTATAAGACGTTTTCTAACCCGCATACTTATGACGACTTGGTCGATCAGCGTGAACGTGTGCGCAATAATCCTGAAGGTGATGCGATTTACGGACTCGATGCACTGATTGACCCGGATTACCGCGGTTATCGCTTGGGTCGTCGCTTGTATGACGCGCGCAAAGAGCTTTGCCGTCAGCATAACTTCCGCGCGATCCTGACTGGCGGACGGATGCCGAACTATCATCAAGAGAGCGAGATGACGCCCGCTGAGTACATCGAAGCGGTCAGTAGCCGTGAGATTTACGATCCGGCGCTGTCATTCCAGCTGGCCAACGATTTTATCGTCAAGCGCGTCTTGCACAAATACTTACCGGAAGACGACAAGTCCAAAGGTTTTGCGACTTTGCTTGAGTGGAACAACATCTACTACGAGCCGCAGGATTACAGTACCCAGACGCGCAAATCGAGTGTACGGATTGGCGGTATTCAGTGGCAGATGCGCGAAGTCGAATCTCCAGAAGAACTGCTGCAACAGGTCGAGTTCTTCGTCGACGTCATGGCCGATTACAACGCTGACTTCGCTTTGTTGCCAGAGTTTTTCAATGCGCCATTGATGGGGCTGTGCGACTCGACTGACCAAAACGTCGCGATTCGCTTCCTCGCCGGCTTTACCGAGCAATTCCGCGACGCGATGTCGCATATGGCGGTGAGCTATAACGTCAACGTCATCACCGGCTCAATGCCACTGCTTGAGGATGACACGCTGTATAACGTTAGCTATCTGTGCCGCCGCGATGGTACGGTTGAAGAGCAGCGCAAAATCCACATCACGCCACACGAACGCAGTGCATGGGTTATTGAAGGCGGCAACAGCGTACGTGTGTTTGATACCGACGCCGGGCGCATCGGCATTCTGATTTGCTACGATTCCGAATTCCCTGAACTGGCGCGCCTGATGGCACTGGAAGGCATGGAAATTCTCTTTATTCCATTCTGGACAGACACCAAGAACAGCTATCTTCGTGTACGCCACTGCGCCCAAGCACGCGCGATTGAAAATGAATGTTACGTGATGATTTGCGGTAGTGTCGGTAACTTGCCACAGGTTGAAAGCCTCGACATTCAGTACGCACAGTCGTCGATCTTCTCGCCTTCGGACTTCCCGTTCCCGCATGACGCCATCATGGCGGAAACCACGCCAAACACCGAGATGATTTTCTTCTCAGATGTGGACTTGGACAAGCTCAAGCACGTCCGCGCAGAAGGATCGGTACGCAACTTGAAGGATCGCCGTAGCGATTTGTTCAGCGTCAGCTGGACCGGTAAAAAAGAAGCGTCAGACCGTAAATACGACGAAGAGTAAAACGGCATTGACGTCATGAGGCAATAACGGGGCAATTTATGAGTATCACCAGACGCGACTTTCTCAACGGCTTTGCTTTGACGGTTGGTGCGGGATTGACCCCGTGGCAGCAGCTCATGGCGCAAGAGCAATCTGCACAAGCGGCGGGGAAATATTATCCGCCGTCGCTGACCGGGCTGCGCGGCAACCATCCTGGCAGTAACGACATCACCCATCCGATCGCCTTTGGTGCGCTTCAAGTAGATATGGACGGTTTACCAGTTAGCGAAGATTATGATCTTGTGGTTGCCGGTGCTGGGATCAGTGGCTTGGCGGCTGCATGGTTTTACCGCAAGAAATTCCCCGATGCCAAAATCCTGATTCTGGATAACCACGATGACTTTGGCGGCCATGCCAAGCGCAATGAGCTGGGCGAGGGCGACAACTTCCGCATCACCTATGGCGGCAGTGAATCACTCGACAGTCCCAAAGCGCATTTCAGTAACGTGGTTGAGGATTTTCTCGCGGATTTGGGCGTTGATTACCAGCGCTTCAATACCTACTTTGATGACGAACTTTATGCCGATCAAGGTCTGAGCGCGGGTGTGTTCTTTGATGCGGCCAACTTTGGCGAGAACCACGTTGCCAAAGGTGAACCATTCTTTGGTGAAGCTGATCCCGCTGAGGCGATTGCCAATTTCCCATTGAGCGAGAGCGACAAGCAAGCATTGCTGGCACTGTTCAACGAACCGGAAAATTATTTGCCGGAAATGAGTGCCGCAGAGGTCGAGGCCTATCTCGGCACAATCAGTTACGACACATTTTTGCAAAAGCACGTCGGTTTGTCGGCGAAAGCACGGCGTTATTTCCAGTCGTACTCTTGTGATGTGTGGGGCTATCCGATAGATGGGCGTGCCGCACTTGAAGGCTATTACGACGGCTATCCTGGCTTTGATGCAATGCCGATGCCAGTGCTTGACGACGAGGAAGAGCCGTATATTTACCACTTCCCCGATGGCAACGCTTCGGTCGCACGTATGCTGGTGCGGGCAATGATTCCCGGTGTTGCGCCGGGTGAGACGATGGAAGACATCGTCCTCGCGCCGTTTGACTACAGCAAGCTCGACCAGCAAGCAAACAACGTACGCCTACGCGTCAATGCCACGGTCGCCGATGTGCGCAACCGCGATGGCGGTGTAGACGTACTTTATTTTCAGGACAATAAAGAGCCGGTGCGCGTGCGCAGCAAGCATTGTGTGATGGCCTGCTATCACCGCATGATGCCGAGCTTGATGAAAGAAATTGGCGAAGAGCAGCGTGCGGCGCTTGATCTGAACGTCAAAACGCCGATGATCTATACCAAAGTTCTGCTGAAAAACTGGCAGGCATTTAAGGATATGGGCGTGTATACGTTTTATTGCCCGACCGCGCCATATTGCTTGGTGCAGCTCGATTATCCGGTCAATATGGGCGGCTATGAATGCCCGAAGAACCCCGAGCAAGCGATCGTTGTGCACATGGTACGCACGCCTTCGCCATATGGCACCATGGCGGGTATCCGCGATACCGCTAGCCTTGGCCGCAAGCTGGTTTACGGCTTGCCGTTTGAAGCATTGGAAGCTGAAGCACTGAATCAGCTTGATGCGATGCTTTCAACAGTTGGGCAAAGTGCGCGACCATTGGTCGAAGCGATTACCATCAACCGCTGGGCGCATGGTTACAGCCACGAAACCGCGATGCTGGCCGATGATCTCGACGCAGTCGACGGCATACTGAATACAGCGCATGCGCCGATTGGCAACGTCCATATTGCCAATTCGGATTCCGGCTGGAGTGCGTATATGCACACCGCCATTGATCAGGCGTGGCGGGCGGTAGAGGAAATACAGGCTTAATTGTTTTATGTACAATATATGGTGTTTAAATTATTTTTTAAATCTATATATTGTGCTTTCTGTGCTGATTTCTTTAGCCAGTTAACAAAATGGCAGGTATAATGGCGCTCTTTTGCCAAGCCACAATATTGGCAATTGACAAGATATTTTAATTTTATCAGGAGTGCGCCATGCCTTATCCTTACCTCGTCGCCGATGTTGGCGGCACCAATGCCCGTTTTGCACTGGTCGATGAATATGGCGAGCTGAGCCATATTGACAGGCTGGCAACTGCCGATTTTCCAACCCTTGAAGCAGCGATCCGCGCTTATCTTGAACCGCTGAATGTGCAAGTCGTGCATGCGGGCATTGCGATCGCCAACCCTGTTACTGGTGACGAAGTGCGCATGACCAATCACCATTGGTCATTTTCCATTCGTGGCATGCAAGCCTCGCTCGGCTTTGATACCTTGCACGTGATTAATGATTTCACCGCGCAGGCATTGTCGATCTTACAGATTAAAGACAGCGAACTGCGCCAAATTTGCGCCGGTCACGCAGCGGCCGATGCGCCTAAAGTCGTAATTGGTCCGGGCACCGGACTCGGTGTATCCGGGTTGATTCCCGATGGGCGTGGGCAATGGATTGCCTTGGCGGGTGAGGGAGGGCATGCCAGCTTTGCACCGCGTAGCGCCGCAGAAGGGCGCATCTTTGCCTATGCGCGCAAACATTTTCCCGATCATGTCTCGGCCGAGCGCCTGATTTGCGGTAGTGGACTGGCATTGATTGATGCAGCCTTGGCGGCAGAAAATGGCATAGTGCAACAGCGCAGTCCAGCTGAAGTGACAGCAGCGGCATTGGCTGGTGAAGCGCGGGCGCTTAGCTCGGTCAATCACTTTTCGGCGATGCTGGCCACGATCGCCTCGGATGTCGCGTTAACGCTTGGTGCGCACGGCGGCGTGTATCTCTGCGGTGGTATCTTGCCGCGCATTGTCGATTTGTTTGTCGCCAGTCCGTTTGCTGAGCGTTTTAGCGATAAGGGCCGCTTTGGTGACTATCTTGCGGATGTGCCGGTCTGGTTGGTAATGGACGCACAAGAGCCGGGATTAAGTGGTGCGGCAATTGCCTTGCAGCAAGTATTGAATGGCCGTGCATGAGTGATGCTCAGCGTCATGCAGGGGTAATCCAAACTGCGTTGCTGAGTATTGTCGGCAATACGCTGCTGGCGATCATCAAAGGCGTGGCAGGATTTTTCGGCCATTCGCATGCGCTTATTGCCGATGCGATTGAATCGACCACAGACGTCTTTTCTTCGGTTTTACTGTTGTTTGGGCTGCGCTTTTCACAACGCCCCGCAGATGACAATCATCCTTACGGCCACGGCCGAGCTGAATCACTGGCGACTTTTGTGATCGTCGGCTTTTTACTTACCTCGGCGACCATTATCGTCATTGAAAGTATCCATCAAATCATTACGCCGCATCAAATGCCCGCACCGTTTACATTGTGGATATTGGCGGGCGTGGTGATTGCCAAAGAAACCTTGTTCCGAATCTTTGTACGCCGTGGTGCGGCGCATGAAAGCAGTGCACTGACTGCTGAGGCGTGGCATCATCGCAGCGATGCGCTGACGTCATTGGCCGCATTCATTGGTATCAGCGTCGCGCTGGTAATGGGCAAAGGCTGGGAAGCAGCTGATGATTGGGCGGCATTGTTTGCTGCGGCGATTATTTACTTCAATGCGTGGCGGATTTTTCGTCCGGCTTTAGGTGAGGTAATGGATGAAGACAATCACGAAGACTTGCGCCATAGCATCATCGCGATTGCCGCTGCGGCACCGGGCGTGGTTCAGGTTCGCGATTGCCTGATCCGCAAAATGGGCAGCGAGTATATTGTCGACTTGCACATTATCGTTCCTGCAACGTGGCGAGTTGGTGACGCGTGTCATGCCAATGACCACTTGCGTACGCAGATTCTGCACAGTAACCCGCGTATCGCGAGGGTATTCATTGAAGTGTGTTCGGATGATCCTGACTGCTGATTGTATCGGCTTAAATACTATCCGCGATCTGCTTTAGTGTCTGTCGTGAGGATATACAGGTATAGCCAAACACTTTTAAACTTCATGCTGCGTTGCATTGTTTTGCCGTACTACTTGTACTGTCTGCGCCAATGCGCCTTGTATGAAATGTAAAATTGCTTCACTATAAATCCTGATTATTCGACAAAATGATTGTGTGATAAATGGGGCATTTATAAAAAAATCTAAGAAAGTGCACATAACTCAAATCATTTAATATCTGATAGGAAAATAAGAATTCGATGAATTTACTGCTACTTACGTCTGTAACTCTGGAAGAGATAGGATTATTGTAATCATCCGTAGTTTTAATTTTGGAGGTTTAAAATGGGGAACGTGCTATATCGTTGTGCCTGGGCAAATAATCATCCTTTAGAAACGGAATATCATGATGCTGAATGGGGAATACCAATTAATGATGATAGATTATTTTTTGAGATGTTAACGTTAGAAAGTGCTCAATCAGGGTTAAGCTGGTTAACTATTTTAAAAAAACGTGAAGGGTTCAGGCAAGCTTTTGATAATTTTGAAATCGAAAAAGTTGCAGAATATAAGGATGAAAAAGTTTTATCTTTATTAGACGATACTCGGGTTATTCGCCATAAACAAAAAATATTGGCAACCATAAATAATGCTAAATGTATTTTGGCATTACAGTCTGAATACGGCAGTTTCTCTTCTTATTTGTGGAAGTTTGTTGATAACCAACCTATTATAAATTGTTGGGAAAATGAACAAGAAATACCTGCATCCACACAGTTATCTGATTTGATAAGCAAAGAGCTTAAACAAAAAGGATTTAAATTTTTCGGAACGACAACTTGTTATGCTTTTATGCAAGCTACAGGAATAGTTAATGATCACGTTGTTGATTGTTTTAGATTTAACGACAATCAAAGAGTGTAAATTCCCAAAAATAGCACAGTTTGGAAGTAGAATTTCTTTCAAGCAGAGGCAACGCTGTTTTAACTTTTTATGAATGGCTAGCCAGGTACGGCGGTATGACAGTCTCTGATGCCCTACGTCCGCACTTCTACATTTATGTGCTGTAACCGTTTTTCTGGAATGAGACTGTAAACGCTATACACGCGCAAAAAAGCCGGGCATTGCGCCCGGCTTTTGTGCGTGTCAGCAGGATTGAAATTACTGCTGTGGCAAAGGCATTACGTTACCGTTAAGCTCAATACCGTCGTCGGTATTTTCGATGTGCAGGACGTAGTCGCTGCCTTCTTTAACCACGTAGCCTGCAGTCATCGCCATCATGCCTTCCATGCCAGTGGCTTGAATCAGGCTTTCGGGTACGGTCAGCTTGATGTCGAAATCAAAGCTCTGCTGTAGCAGGTTGATCATGGCAGTTGGTTGCTGACTATCCATGGCTGCTTGCCATTGCTGTACGTCAGTAACTGCATCATCTTTGGCCTTGATGTCTGCGACGAAGGTTGCGTCACCTTGGTCAGTATTAAAGGCAATATCAATATCCAGCTCTGTTTGGTTGTTCGCCATGTCGCTAATCAAGCTCTGCATATTTTGCTGCAGGCGCTCTTGATCCTGAGTTTCAGTAATAGCTGGCAGCTCGTAATTGACGAGTTTGAAAGCATCAGCAGACAGGTTTTCAAAGCTTGCTTTAATTTCAATATTTTCAATTTCCAGACCAACCATGCCGGTCAGGTTGCGGATGCTTTCGCCATTGACGTCGACATTAATGCCACCGCTGAAATCATAGAGGTCGCCATCTTTTTCTGCATCAGTGTCGTAGCGGATGCTGTCGATGATGATTGGTGAAGGCATGGTGTCGTCTTTGATCTGAATATTGTCAAAGACGAATTCCTGCTCACCAATGAATGTGCCAAGCTCATCATCAAAGTGGATGTCGTCACCTTTACCTTGAACACCGTCAATGGTGATCAGCATGTTGTCTTCGCTGTTTTCGATTTTGATTGGCGATGTTTTCAGGGTCAGATCGCCGTCTTCGGTCAGCTCGTAGTTAGCCGTTAGTGGGTGGAAGGTAACTGTTGAGCCTGCAGGTTGCTCTTCAGATTGTGCGGCTTCATCTGATGGTGCGTTGGTGATGGTGAGTTTGCCGAATGCCAGCTCTACTTTACCTGCACCATCAGCCAGTGAGCTTTCATTGCTTTGTGAGGTCAGGTTGAGGCCGTCAAATTGAACGGTTTCTCCATCTTCATTGAACTCAAATGGCTTGATTTGTACCAGCTGATTGATTCTGCCATCGTTATATAGGTCTGAAGTGATGGCAAGGTATTCCAGTGCTTTGTTGAGCTTTTCTACGTCTTGGTGGTCTGCAACATCAAGCAAGTTCTTGAGGTCTTCATTGGGCACAACTTCTCCGTTGATACGGGCAAGAATACCTTCGTTGCTCAATTCATCGTTGAAGATAATGTTGTCTTTCATTTCCAGTACGATATCTGGATTTTCGCCTTCTTCAAGGTATGCCGAGTTGCGGGTGATGGTCACTTTGCTGACAGCATTCAAGCCCGTCTCAGTTGCTTGGTAGTCACCTGTTTCAACCGTGATGGATTGCAATACTGGTGACTGACTGAAAAAGCGCTGATAGGTTTGCGTGGTGATTTTGTCCAGATTAGCAATGCGTGCTTTGACTTGCTCAGCCTGCGCTTGCATTTCCATATCAGCGGCTTGGGCTTGGCTGATCAGTAGTGGCGTCGATACGCTACCGAGGCCGAGTAATACTGCAGCAGTAAGGTTGCGGATTTTCATCTCTAAACTCCTTGGATGATAAAAATTATTGGTGGATATATTAAACAAAATTGACGGCAAAAGATGATATTTCTCAGAATGGTAAGGGAGCATTCAGATCGAGAAGCTGATTTTGAGGAGTGTGGATGCTGAGTGCGGCAGCGTGCAAGTGCAAGCGTGCTTCGTATTTGTCGCTTTCGTGGCCGTAGAGATTATCGCCGATGATCGGATGGCCGATAGCCATGAGATGCACGCGAAGCTGATGGCTGCGTCCGGTATGTGGGGTGAGCCGGACGCGGCTGCGGCCATCACCGCTGGCGATGACCTCATAATGGGTCAGCGCAGGTTTGCCCGTCTCATAGCAAACTTTTTGCCGCGGGCGATTTGGCCAATCGGCAATCAGTGGCAGCGCAATACTGCCAACTTGCGGTTCAGGGCAGTCGTGAACAATAGCGTAGTAGGTTTTCTCGACACGACGCTCTTCAAATTGACGTTTGTAATGGCGCTCAGCATCTTTGTGCTTGGCAATCAGCATCAGGCCGGATGTGCACATATCAAGGCGGTGAATAGCGATAGCACCGGGGCATATGGCGGCAATGCGGCTTTGCGCGCTGTCGGCTTTTTCCGGTCCGCGCCCGGGTACGGATAATAGCCCGGCTGGCTTATCAACGGCGACGATGTCGTCGTCTTCATAAATCACGGGGATATCGTAGTGCTTAGTCATCTTCGGCTTTGATGGTTCTGTCGAGTAAGCTGAGGATGGCTTCTTTGAGTGAGGCTTCACCAGAAAGAATGGCGTGCAGGTGGGTGGTGATCGGCATGCGAACGCCAAGGCGGTTGGCGAGTATCCATGTGTCGAAGGTTGCGCCTTCTCCCTCGACGACTTGTCCAATCTCGGCTTTGGCTTGCTCGGGTGTAATGCCTTTGCC
This window encodes:
- a CDS encoding bifunctional tRNA pseudouridine(32) synthase/ribosomal large subunit pseudouridine synthase RluA (catalyzes the synthesis of pseudouridine from uracil-746 in 23S ribosomal RNA and from uracil-32 in the anticodon stem and loop of transfer RNAs), whose protein sequence is MTKHYDIPVIYEDDDIVAVDKPAGLLSVPGRGPEKADSAQSRIAAICPGAIAIHRLDMCTSGLMLIAKHKDAERHYKRQFEERRVEKTYYAIVHDCPEPQVGSIALPLIADWPNRPRQKVCYETGKPALTHYEVIASGDGRSRVRLTPHTGRSHQLRVHLMAIGHPIIGDNLYGHESDKYEARLHLHAAALSIHTPQNQLLDLNAPLPF